The Triticum aestivum cultivar Chinese Spring chromosome 6D, IWGSC CS RefSeq v2.1, whole genome shotgun sequence genomic sequence CAGAGCCTGCACCATTGCCTTAACGGACAAAAAGGAAGTCGTCTTTGGGTGCAGttggccttagagcatctccagccgcgccctcaATAGGCCCCCAGGCCATTTTTAGCGCCGACGCCCAAAaaatggcccagtcgcgcccccaggagccttttttcgccggtttgggccaAAACTGGCGCTGGctgacccaggccgaacccggtgcGCTGGGGGCGCCGGGGAAACTATTTTTAGCGCGAACGGGAATGGGTccgccgagtcagcgacacgctgcttcgtcgtcctcatcgcctcggttcctgcaggaatcaatgccaaggctgacgcgctaccgcgccggtcagcctccattgatgtcTCACGGGCGGCACAGTGAAGGCGCCGCGATGCGCGTCCCGCCCGCTCCCGCCACGTGACACCCTACATGTAGGTTCTCACCGCCTCGCTTCGACTATAAAAGCCGACTTCCCCGCCGGTGAACGCCACAGTCACCATAACTCGCCTCCTCTCTCGCCTCGTCTCCCCACAGAAGccactctccccctctcccctcgcTAAGGAGCAACGGCCGAGCATTACCTAGGCGACACcgtggcggcgaacggcttcggccgatGCCATCTTCGTGAGGACGAGGTGCGcctcctgatgcggagcatcccacggtcatccccatggacactacctcGACTATCCAAGCTCCatgtggacccatgacaagagcaagagcTCGTGCTATTCAATCCAAGGTGACATAactcctacttgagtttccctTTCCTtcgagtgagacatggctactgcctaagtccgagacgctatgtgtgatcaggtacaatgCGCAAGCCAAGGAGCCAAGAGCTGAAGAAGAAGAGGCGTCAACTCTCTGTACAGCCCGGAACTTCCgacccccggaacctccggccgacccggagcttccggccttCGACGACCCAGACCAGCCCGtgcgtgccaactctctggttagcccggaaATGGCGTGGAACctggcccggaccttccggccagcCCGGACCTTCCGACCCACGGACACCAGCCCAGCTTCTcccgtgccaactctctggttaggccggacccaccccggaacctccggcgcccggaccttccggccctgcctgcgcgcagtgacttgggccgaggcccgtgtacacTTTCGCCCccgagactatatatactcttctcctacctatgttttagggttagcaaagtagtagctcattgagAGGCTTTGCTCTCCACTTGATCCCCTTCTCCTTAGGAGTTCAcaacctctacggagaagatcccccaagtggattcaagacctctcacgggaagacccctcaagacctcctcacggagaagaacgtgctacttgtatcgtcccttgtagatcgtggatcttgtatgtctttgtgttttgaggatctagcacatgtgtaaccggatcttgttggtttgagtgatttctcctGTGTTTTCCCCGTGCTTCTCTTGTGTTTTCGCcttgttcctcgtgttcttcgcgggatccgctcctttcgtgaaagatcgggtatctagcgttctaccctacatcacctcCTCTATGAGGCCGACTACCCGACGCGCCCAGACATGCGGGTGCCAGGCTCGTCGAGGCTGagcgccggcggcgtcccggtgccCCTAGTGCCCACCGGGGCTGAACGGCGCGCCGAGATCGCCTGCATCCATTCGTCGTTGTCCGAGGTGCAAcggaacgagccgaggtacgccgccgacagccacaTGCTATGGACGATGTACTTCGACCGCCGCCACGAAGACCAGGTCGCCTCAGCAAACGACACCATCCCCCGTGGCCGCCTCAACGCCGACGGGCGGCGTgaatggtggggcgtgcccggccgcaccctcgaggccatcctcgaccacatcgagactggcaacacgccgcgcctcgagtacccatCGCCCCATCCTTCTCTCGCCACCACGGTAGTTCTTGGACGCCGTGGCGAATGGAGGCGGTGACCTCCTCGTCGTCGGGTTCCGGTTCGCCGGCGCtctgccccgtcaagccggagctgCAGGAGACGCCGCTTGGGCACCGCACCCGCAGCGGTGCCCTAGTAATCAATGAGGGCGGACACCCCTCCCTTCGTTCCCTCTGCCTCGTCCGGTTGAAGACCGAGCCGGGGTTGCTCCCCGTTAAGAAGGAGCACGCAGAgatggccgccgccgacgagaccgccctcaagtgggcgaaggCGGACTACGTCCGCAAGTAGGTGGAGCGCCAGCGCCGGGCATACAAGGAGATCAATGCCCGGCGCCGCGGACGCGACGAGGGCGACGTCGTCATcctcggcagcgacgacgaggacgCGCCCGGGCCGTCCACCCCCCGCACGTCGGCGACCCTGGTCAGGGGTGCAATAGGGACGTCGACGGCTCTGGCAGGAcgcagggcggcgacggcgactacacccggttctacaggctcctcggcattTAGAAGGCGGGCGGTGGCAGCGGCGTAGTAGGGCTAGGCGTAGTAGGCgtactttattttctgttttttttgtacAAATTTGAATGAAAATCGCCGAGTTTGTGCCGTGTTTGTATAAATTTGAATCAAATCGCCGAGTTTGCGCCGATTTGGGGCGACCTGGGGGCAGCGACTGGGAACACAATCGCCCCCACGCCGAAAGTAAACACCAGTTCAGCTCCAGACAAtgctttttcggcgtcctggggacCGAACgggagcatctccagccgcgcccccagaacgGCCTCCCCAGGCAATTTAttcgcgccggcgccaaaaaaacggcccagtcgcgcccccaggacgccgaattcCGCCGGCTCAGCCTGTTTTTGCGCCCAGCgctcgcaggccgaacccggcgcacttgggggcgctcgggggctccggcgcaagggaaaagcgttcCTGGGGCCACATTGACAGGTGAAAAGTCAAGCCACCCACCCAGATTCGCCTCCTACCCCCCGCGCTCGGCCGCCACCTTGCGCCACCCTGCCGATCCCGGCGCCGACCACCGCCCGCCGCAGCTAGGTAGACCATCCCCATACAGGAAAAAGAAGAGGTTTTGCCGAGGcagcctctccgccgccgcctaggcaccttttccggcgctccggccGCGCAGGGCCTGTACACCGGCGGGCTTGCGCCCACctcgcccacaaggtgttcgatgaattGCCCACAAGGCGATggactccgaagatgaggaggcgcTTGCGGCGTTGCTGGATGAGGAAGCCGAAGCCGACGTCcaggagcaggagcatctcatggtgctcgccggcCTGCTCGCAAGCTGTgagaagccgcggcgaggtggctcggtgcttgggcgggtgaaagcaaagaaccggcatcgtctgtaaggctattgcatgctctactcggactacttcgccgacgctccattgcACGGTGAGAAAACATTTCAGCGCCGTTATCGAATGAGCCGAACGCTTTTCCtccggattgtgaattccatccgggagttcgacagctacttcaagtgcaagaaggattgcaccggcacactaGGATTCACCTCCACCCAAAAATGCACGAcaactatgaggatgcttgcatacggagctcctagtgattcactcgacgactatgggcgcatggccgagtccaccagcatagagtgtttctacaagttctgtcgggcagtggtggcagtgtttggaccgcaatacttgagaacacccaatgcggaagacactgctcggatcctagcacagaatgcagcaagaggatttcctgggatgcttggaagcatcgactgcatgcattggaaatggaagaattgcccatttgcttggtaGGGGTTGTACAAAGgcaccaaaggcggttgcagtgtggtgcttgaggcagtggccacacaggacctctggatttggcactccttctttggtatgccaggaactcacaatgacatcaacgtgctgcagtgctctcctgtctttgccaagcttgttgaaggccattctcctccggtgaacttcgagatcaatgggcggcactacaacaaggggtactatctagctgatggcatctatccgagatggtcgacatttgtgaagaccatctcaaaccctgtggcaggaggcaagaaagcctggtttgcgaagattcaggaggcttgcaggaaggatgtcgagcgggcatttggtgtgctccaatctcgatttgctgttgtccgataccccgctcagacctggtcgaaagatcaaatgtgggagatcatgacttgctgtgtcatcctgcacaacatgatcatcgaaagagagcaagaagacccagtgtttgacactgaaccatactacaggcaaggccctctagccgaagttgatcaccagctaccggcaacctggactgcctagcTCAGTATGCgttaggagatccgagacccacaggtgcatcatcagctgcagcaggatctggtggagcacctatggaggctcaagggcgaggcCGGGAATGACGTGcgatgaaacttgagtttttatttgttaaactatataatttgtaGTGAACTATTTGTTGAACACGCCGAAACACGCCGAACCACGCCGAACTATGTGACGAAATAATTGATTTATATATTTGTATGCGAAAATTAACGTCGAAACACGCCGAACAAGTCAGAATATGGGCCGATTCACGCAGATATCGGGCCGTTTTTGGGCCGAAAGCTGGGTTGAATACGACGCCTGGGGGGACCGGGGGGTGACGGCTGGGTGCcgaaccgcccccagcgccgaatTTATCACCGGCGCACCCCCAGGCTGCTCTatttcggcgccctggggggccgaacggctggagatgctcttagagcatctccaacagccgcgccaaactagcgccgcgccgcaaaattgcccgttttagcgcgcgcgcaacctgTATAGTGGCTCCAGCGGGCGCACAAAAACAGCGCGCGTGGCATATCTAGTTCAGCGCGCGGGCCGAAACGGGATCAcgcgccgcttatttgctgcgcccgctcccgcgcgttGGACTCTCGCGCGCTCGCTCGCAACTCCCCCCCCCAtccagccgcgccgccaccgcccgcgccatccggcgaccgttccggcgcttccccggcctatccccgcgccgCGGCGACTTCTCCGCCCTCCCTCTAGTCCCGCCGCCCCTTGCGCGTGTCCGTCGTCCGACGAATAGCGCCCGAGCGCTCGCTGCCgctcggcgcccgcaaggtgttcgacaaaatgcctgcaaggtatgtattgctcaaatgtcatgaatttggtgcatgttgattctagtttttatagcatagtattgaacattgtagatgagttcgtcgtatgattcttccgaagaagaatttgatatggaagaggaggaggatcttgcaatgatccttgctatgcatatcaataaaaaccaaagcacggtggttcggttatgggtcggcagaaaatttggagggataggatcgatgcccataacagattgatgaggcactatttcatggagaatcccacatacccggagttgtactttcgtcgccggtttaggatgagcaccgagttgttcaggcgcattgcagagaaactagcgagccatgaccggttttttcagcaaaggaggaatgccgccggagagctcgggcatagcacctttcagaaggtgacagccgctttgcgtatgttggcatacggtatcccggctgatctagttgatgatcacttggctatgggtgagagtcaagccatcatgtgtgtcaagcgcttcacagtcaaaattgtgcaagtgtttggcgaggagtatttgagatctcccaatgctgaagacgccgcaaggctattggcgatgaataaagctcgcggctttcctggcatgcttggctcaatagattacatgcattggagttggaagaattgtccaaaggcatggcatgggcaattccacgggcaaaaaaagggttccactataatccttgaagcggtggccgatcaagagacttggatttggcatgcattttttggaatgcctggaactttgaatgacatcaatgttgtcaaccggtcaccactgatgagtaagattgcaaatggtgagttgccaccggtgcagtttgtaacaaatggccgtacatacaactatggctattatctagcggatggcatctatccaaagtggcaaaccttcgtgaagccgttgaaaaagccggaaggtaagaaaaatcttgatttccacaatgctcaggcggcggctagaaaaaatgtggagagagcttttgggattttgcaagcccaatttgctattgtgagaggaccggctagattttgggataaaaaatgctttggtacatcatacacgcttgtgtgatcatgcacaacatgatcatcgagaatgagcgtggccaagatttagactactcacagtatgagctcttgggacattctgtgcgagtgcgacggagggctgaaagggtggcccgttttgttgcctcctatcatgccattcggcgtcccgcaacgcacaatgatcttcagaaggatctcattaAGGAGTGGTGGGAATGGCatggacgacaaagagcatgaTTTGTGCGTTCGACATTGTattgttcatgaactatttgttgtgtttattgcactatttgttgtactgaacgataaactatttgtttgggtTGTAATAACggaattgaactatttattgttgatttattttgttatagtttgatcatttttgcttctatttgaaatgcatatgttgtttgtgcgagtcatgcgcgctgcattttttgcgcgcgctgcattttagcgcggctgctagAGCCAGCGCCGtccgccgcgccaaaccaggcgatgggcACGCGACAAAGTAGGTTTTAGCGCGCGGCGCGTtcggcggctgttggagatgctcttacacttTGACCGCGATCCAAACATTAACCTCCCAACCACGGCACCTccgttagagcaactctagcagaccccgcaaaatgccccggcccgcaaaataaccgccaaattgcGGGTCGGGGCCGAAAAATCGGCACGAGCACACCCCGCAAaacgccccggcccgcaaaaatttTTGCGGGGCGTGGCAAATCTTCTCCCCCAACCTCTATCTTCAAGGGCTAggaggccgacccgagctcaaCCCCCATCCGacgcgagatttggcgggagggacatttccgcgccCCTTTCCCGCTTCCCGCACCCTCCGCCACCGTTGCCCTCCCTCCTCCGAAGCTCCGGCCGCTCCTCCCCAGCCGTCCTTCGCCGCCATGGATGACCCGATGCTGCCCCCCGTCACCATCGAGGTCGCGCACGCCccttcccctcgggcggatctcgtcgccggccatgtaggccccgccggcgccgcccaagcacacgccacgcctgcccgcaagcggcagggcaacgtgcTTGTGCAAGGCAGGAATCCGGCTGCCCCGCCGCGATGGCCCGCGCTCCGGGCGGCAATGCCGCTGTGCGATCCtggccggcggcggagaaggccggcaaggtcgcggGCGCAAAGCGGAGGAAGGTTCCGACTTCAAGGAACAaatcttcttcaacctctcactccatccccccgcaaggaggtgctccggcgatgcCGTTCAACGGTGCCGCTCCCCCCGCGAGCGAGGTGTTTGACGAAATGGCGGAAGGTATATCTCTTCGGACTTTGGTGATTCTCTTTCATTTTCGCCATTGTTTATCGTTAGCTCGTGACTTCTTATCGTTCGGTACAACGGTGGCTCGAACAATGCAAcaaccgagttcgtgaacttgttggacacgaacgcggttgacattgatcaagccccttCGAACCTTTCGACTACAATGAAATAGAGTGCGGCGTGGACGACCATGGTTGTGCGGACGACTTGGCTgagatcgaagcggaagcgtttgagaATTCACAAGCAAAAGCTGGGAAAAgccaaagatcgaagaactacaccatcttggaagatcaagctttgatcaaagcatggagtgcggtgtctcttgatgcatgcacgggtactaatcaaaccgccaagagatattggcaaaggatcgaagatcaatacttccgcattatgAAAAACTACCCCAACAAGACTCCACGCACATTTTCGGTCTCTTCAAGGCCGTTGGGAGAACATCAAGCCTATGTGCAGctgttgggcagcttgcttggagcaagtacgcaatgcacctccaagtggcaccgtggagtccgactatgtgagtttgCTTTGCCTTTGTTCAAGTCGTGCATCATCATTATGTATCATGAAAAATGATTGCAACATCTTGTTCGCTTTGTGTAGGAGAAGATTGCTCAACATAgatacaaggacatggaagcttcggaaggcagattcttcaaattatagcattgttgggagttgctccaaaagtgcgaCAAGTGAAAGTTGATCGACAAAGAGTCCCCACCAaagagaggctcacttacaaacatggatgaagatgaagatgatgatggcccaagaaatttgaacaagcccgatggcgacaagaagactagagagaagataaagagagagcaagaagcatcgagcttgagggagaagattgatgccatggtgcaatcaaacgagttaatgttgttgaagtcgttggagatcaagaaagagttggccgaaaagaaggcaaaagagaagcaagaaaaaggcaaatgctcaaggaagaggggctgcgcaaagctgccattgaggagagaaaagtACGCGCGTCTGAAAACAAATCGCTGTCAttgttgctcgccgaagagaacaagatcatgtcaataaaccgcaatgacatggacgacgtcaccaaagcatggcatgatatggcaaggagagacatcttgaagaggagaatggtcgcCTCGGCCGGTCCGTCTGCCAGTTCCGGTGATATTTTCTCTGCTCCATACGGTGGCAATGTGGATGATTTCGGTGTGGGAGTTGGAACAAGCGACGGAGGTGGCTACGGTGGCTACGGTGGCGccgatgaacttcaagatggactcCATGACGCCGAGTGAAAATCGACCCTCAAGATGATGCCGAACATGGGCGCATACCTTTGCATGCCCTCTTTTGCGTAATGAAGTTCGCTTTTATTCCCGCGCAAACTGTTTAtgtcatttgaatttgaacttgtttgtgaAGCCCTATGacaaatttcagatttgcagttttGCTGTTTGCGGGTCGTTGCGCTATTGCCCGAGTAAAACCCGCATAGCCGACTCGTAAAAAAACATATTCCGTTTGAGGAGTCTGCATCTGTGCTAGCCCTCGCCGGCCCGTAAAAGCGGTTTTAcgtgaactgcaaacgcgttttgcgggccggtGTTTTGCGGGgtgtgctagagttgctcttatccCATCCGCTCTCTCGCGGTCTGTGCTCCACTCCACTCCACCCCCCTCACCCCacccccgcccgcgccgccgccatggtcgcgctcgcctccctctcttctctgtgCCTCTGCGGCTCCGCTCGCCGCCGTTCTGCCTCCGCGCCCACCTCCATATCATGCTGTGTGCTCGCAACTCCCTCCGGCAGAGGTAAATGTCTCGACTTTCTGAACCTTCATCCCCTGTTGACGAACCTGTCCTTTCTCTCGCCCCAAATCGGCCTACCAATGCGCTTCTCCTCCTTATATCTCACAGGGTCTCATGAATCTAGAATACCCCGTAGAAGGTTCCGGAGAACCGAGGGTGCTACTAAGAGCATGGAAGATTCAGTCAAGCGAAAGATGGAGCAGTTCTACGAAGGGGTGGATGGTCCGCCCCTCCGGGTCCTCCCAATCGGCGGCCTTGGGGAAATCGGCATGAATTGCATGCTCGTCGGGAACTATGACCGTTATATCCTGATTGATGCAGGGGTTATGTTCCCAGAGTATGTGTTTCATACTTGTATTCCTGTAGCTTGCTAATCTGTTTCTGCGTGTGTCATCCTTATAATGCATTTTCTGACCACATTTTTAGAAACCATACTCAAGTGAGGACTTTGATGAACAACTGCTTCTCTTCTAAATCACACTGCTTCACAAGGACTTAAATTTTTATGCGGATTCTCTAGGTAGACGTGTATAATGTGCATGTATAGAATTTCCTGTTCACTTACTGCATGCATCCTTAGTTCGTCCGGAGGCCGGGAGGAAAACTGTCATTATCTATTGTTTCCTGTCCACACGTGTGCTGAATTTTGACGTAGTGCATTTTACTTGAACTTATGTCAGCTACGACGAGTTTGGTGTGCAAAAGATTATTCCCGACACAACTTTCATCAAGAAATGGAGCCACAAAATTGAAGCAGTTATTATTACACATGGCCATGAAGATCACATCGGTGCGTTGCCTTGGGTAAATAATTCTTCTGTTACTCTAATACAACATTTATCATGCTTGCTTGGCTATCTGCTGCTCACTTAATTATGTGATAATGATATGGAAACTAACAGTCCTGTATCATATTTTGAGTCACAATAGCACAATGGAACTCCCTGGTTGACAAGTTAGAACCTCTTGTTTACAGTCTCATTCTTTTCATGCGCAACATGTCTTAATTGTCAAACTTCaaagataggtagttttgttataCAACACCCTCTTCGTTGTATAATACATGCAATCCTGAGCCAAAGTTTCCCTTTGCTGAATAACATCTTTCAGAAATAGCTCCAGTGGCAATTAAATCCAAGAGCTGTCAACATGATGCCACATGTCAAGTGTTCTTATGAGGAAAATCATGTGGCACCACTAGTATTTGTTATGGGCGAGGAGGGATTCGAGGAAGTACTCTTGATCTTTTCTTCTAGGGCATTGAGTGGGAAATAGTTATTCCATCATTAACAATCTTTGCTTTCAAGGCTTAGATCGATTTTGATTTATCTCAACGTTAGATGTATGACTTGGACAAGAAGTCACATAATTTTATTTTGTGAATACCATAGTTTTTCTTTGAGTTAATTTGGGCAGGGCTTGTTCAAACAGGGCACACTTAAATTATACACGAGCATGCCAATGTTTGGCATCTGGTTAGCTCTTCTTGTGTATACACTTTTTCTGCGTTTTTGTTATTTTACATGTTGCTTTTCATAGACACTGCTAACTTTATATCTTGAGATGATATTTCTGAGCTTTTTTAGCTTCCAATTGCATCCACCTTTGGAATATGCTCAGCTGTCCCTTCATCGTTTCTGCTGATAGGTTATTCCTGCACTGGATTCGACCACACCTATTTTTGCGTCATCTTTTACGATGGAGGTAACACTCAATTGTTTGATCACTGCTTGCATGTTTCATGATGTTGATGTATTATTACTTGTATATTTGCTGCCGAATCTTCAAAAGTTATGACATGAATTTATTCATATTTGGGCAGCTCATAAAGAAACGTTTGAAGGAGTTTGGGATTTTTCTCTCATCCAGGCTAAAGAGTTTTAGAGTTAGAAATAGGTTTCAGGCTGGTCCATTTGAAGTGGAACCTATCCGCGTAACTCATTCAATTCCTGACTGCTGTGGATTAGTGCTTCGTTGTGGTGATGGCACAATTTTCCATACTGGTGACTGGAAAGTAAGTTATATCAGCAATAATTGTACACTATGTTCTTTAACTGGACTGTTTGGTTAACTTATTTTCAATTAAAGATTGATGAATCACCAGTGGATGGGAGAATATTCGACCGAGAAGCATTGGAGGAGCTCTCGAAAGAAGGTGTTACTCTGGTAAGTTGATCCCTATTGACTAAGATCTGTACCTTTTTTCCCAATTCTTTAGGTCTTTGGCATATATTTCACCTATGCAATATTGTACAAAGATACTCCCTCATTGCCAAAATGTAAAGACATATAATTTTTTTTCCtgagtcaaactttgtaaagttttcCAATAATATGGTAttctagatgttgatatttttctcTGTGAACTTGGTCAAACTTCAAATTTGACCTTATATTTAAAGCTACACATTTACTATGAAAAAAGAACTACAAATATTTAAAAACTAAAGAAGTGTTGAGCCAGGTTTCACCTGGCATAAGAAGTTCTTCGTTTGTATGATCCTAACTATATATTTCTGTTTTTTTCTCTCAATTCAAGATGATGAGCGACTCAACAAATATTCTGTCCCCTGGAAGATCCACCAGTGAATCTGTTGTCGCTAGTTCATTGTTGCGTCATGTTTCAGAAGCAAAAGGGAGAAGAGTAATTACAACACAATTTGCTTCAAATATACATCGCATTGGGAGCATCAAAGCCGCTGCAGACTTAACTGGTCGAAGGCTGGTAATCTTTGAGTCTTAGTTCAACAGACTACACCACACGTTGTTTAATTTGATGATTTTTGTAGTTCATAGTTTCTTAGTCTGTGGTTTTGGTAAACTGAAACAGGTCTTTGTTGGAATGTCACTGCGGACGTACCTTGAGGCTGCTTTCAGGGATGGAAAGGCACCACTGGATCCATCAACCTTGGTATGCAGCAACTTACTTGATAAGTTACTTATTCAACTGTTATTGTGATTGTTGTGAATGATGCAGTTTTGGAACTGTCTCTTTATACTGCCTATTGGCGATCTGTTCAATTGATGTTCTTGTGTCAGCACAATCTGCTTTCAGCTATCTACTTTATCTTCATTGTATGGCGCTCCTGTCAGTACACTCAAGGGGCTTGAATGCTAGTTGCAGAAGTTTTAGCAGCTCCTACAGTAGCTCGATGCTTGACTGTGTTCTGACCAAGTGAACACCTTTCTGTTTTCCTTAACCCATGTACTGTGTGTTTACCTCAATAAAATTCAGTTAGCTCCCTGTTGTGGCAAAAagaaaagtgtgtgtgtgtgtgtatgtgtgtttgtgtgtgtattTGGTTTTTTGGTAAACTAGCAAGCGATATCTACATGCGAAAACACCTAAAGGGGCCTACGAATTCCTTCTAACATAACTTGAGTTAATGGACACATAGATATGTCTACTATATAAAGCAGAGAAGAATATTGTCGTTTACTTTTATCTACTTTTCGGTAATTAGGGTTTGTGTCAGTAGTAGATTCTTCCAGCAGTCTTTTGATATCCCACATGATGATGCAACAAAGTGGTGTTCATAATTTCAGAACCTTTCTGCAGGTTAAGGCAGAGGACATGGATGCATATGACCCTAAAAATCTTTTAGTCGTTACTACAGGTTCACAGGTAAGAGTTACAGGCTAAATGGTCCTCAGAATCAGTTGGTCATTCACATTCTTATAATTCTTGCATCTCTGTATAAAATTTGTCCAGGCAGAGCCACGTGCGGCTCTGAATCTCGCATCTTATGGTGGGAGCCATGCTCTTAAACTATCCAAAGAGGACGTCCTTCTTTATTCAGCTAAGGTATTGCTCATGTAGTATCATTGAGTTGTTTCAAGAACCTTTGAGATTAGTCAGACGGAACGTAGTCATATATTTTTGCTCCGTGTGCATTCTTGACTCTGTCAGCTTTCTTGAGCATGACTTTCTTAATTTCTGAAGAAAATTGGTACCCCCTCTATTTGGAGATGCAGGATGTCGTTTGACTATCCAATTTTAAGCTTTGACGTTGATGTATTAATCCAATAATACGTGGGTTATGTTACACAAAATTTACTTTCTCATGATTGTGTTACAACTAATTACATTCTAGCTAAAAAGCACGGATACGGGGATGGAAAGATGGCGACACACATACGGGGACACGGGATACGGCATTTTCCAAAAACAGCCATTCGGGGATACGGCGAGTATATAACAAAAATCAA encodes the following:
- the LOC123144543 gene encoding ribonuclease J isoform X3, whose translation is MVALASLSSLCLCGSARRRSASAPTSISCCVLATPSGRGSHESRIPRRRFRRTEGATKSMEDSVKRKMEQFYEGVDGPPLRVLPIGGLGEIGMNCMLVGNYDRYILIDAGVMFPDYDEFGVQKIIPDTTFIKKWSHKIEAVIITHGHEDHIGALPWVIPALDSTTPIFASSFTMELIKKRLKEFGIFLSSRLKSFRVRNRFQAGPFEVEPIRVTHSIPDCCGLVLRCGDGTIFHTGDWKIDESPVDGRIFDREALEELSKEGVTLMMSDSTNILSPGRSTSESVVASSLLRHVSEAKGRRVITTQFASNIHRIGSIKAAADLTGRRLVFVGMSLRTYLEAAFRDGKAPLDPSTLVKAEDMDAYDPKNLLVVTTGSQAEPRAALNLASYGGSHALKLSKEDVLLYSAKVIPGNESRVMKMLNRLTDLGPKIVMGKDAGLHTSGHAYHDELEEVLQIVKPQHFLPVHGELLFLKEHELLGRSTGIKHTTVIKNGEMLGVSHLRNRKVLSNGFVSLGKQDFKLMYSDGDKAFGTSTDLCIDERFRIASDGIIFVSMEIFRPKPASPQSGLKGKFKITTRCLWLDYGRLLDALYKAAHAALSSCPLNCPLSHMERMVSEILRKMVRKYSGKRPDVIVVASENTTVGFSEEVINRHMSLVDYEKTRPENPEREAEESIPEVMRTTPDDATTSSNAQGNKPKLGKISIIDKDSSTSAPAPAKSSRKNKWKPEEIKSLIQLRGEMNEKFQTVKGRMVLWEEISGSLLKQGITRTPAQCKSVWTSLLQKYEESKKDEENMRTWQYFSAMDSFLSCEGEMATK